One part of the Paraglaciecola sp. L3A3 genome encodes these proteins:
- the nfuA gene encoding Fe-S biogenesis protein NfuA, protein MISISETAEAHFGKLLEKQGPDTCIRVFVVNPGTPSAECGVSYCPADAVEESDTVLKFNGFDAVIDLESAPFLEEAEIDFVTDQMGSQLTLKAPNAKARKVDDDAPLAERVSYMIEAEINPQLASHGGKVMLVEITKDKAAILEFGGGCNGCSQVDLTLKDGIEKQMLEKFAGELTAVKDATEHQAGDHSYY, encoded by the coding sequence ATGATTTCAATTTCAGAAACCGCAGAAGCACATTTCGGTAAACTACTAGAAAAACAAGGTCCAGACACCTGTATTCGTGTGTTTGTGGTCAACCCAGGCACTCCCAGTGCAGAGTGCGGCGTATCCTATTGTCCAGCAGATGCTGTAGAAGAAAGCGACACTGTATTAAAGTTTAACGGTTTTGATGCTGTTATTGATCTAGAAAGTGCGCCTTTCTTAGAAGAAGCTGAAATAGACTTCGTCACTGATCAAATGGGTTCACAGTTAACCCTAAAAGCACCCAATGCCAAAGCCCGTAAAGTTGATGATGACGCACCTTTAGCAGAGCGTGTTAGTTACATGATTGAAGCTGAAATCAACCCACAACTTGCCAGTCATGGTGGTAAAGTGATGTTAGTTGAAATCACTAAAGATAAAGCCGCCATCTTAGAATTTGGTGGCGGTTGTAACGGTTGTTCACAAGTTGATTTAACATTAAAAGATGGTATTGAAAAACAAATGTTAGAAAAGTTTGCTGGTGAATTAACCGCAGTCAAAGATGCCACTGAACATCAAGCTGGCGATCATTCTTACTATTAA